A portion of the Sphingobacterium spiritivorum genome contains these proteins:
- a CDS encoding SusC/RagA family TonB-linked outer membrane protein has protein sequence MKRKLLLLFFWLMLISVNLMAQQKTISGKVTNSADGTPLSSVTVLVKGKSVTTKTAPDGSFTIQANPGDVLIFRSIGSKEVQQTVGAGNTVSVSMSGSEEALEEVVVTAMGVKQEVKSLGFALQSVSPKQITESNQTNVVNALQGKVAGVQVTNSGGSPGASANIMIRGGTSLSGNNQPLFVVDGIPVDNTTPVSQGGLAAGVTPASNRAIDINPEDIQSVTVLKGPAAAALYGIRAASGAVVITTKRGVSGQGGITYSNTFSFDKANKFPELQSLYKQGEKGVFSAGSYLSWGPKFSEGEKVYDNIPDFFKTAFTQNHDLSVSGGTDRSTFYASASLFDQGGIAKNTEFKRKSFRVNADHKIKDNLKIGANVNYVKTDRTYFSQGSQSGIMGALFWPRNVDMTDYLNPDNTQKVLSENSESAFDNPYWTINRKPVFNDINRVIGIGEVVYDPLSWLNITYRLGTDYYGENFQSVTSPSSQTGLTGYLAEAATTNQVTTSTFLANAKKSFNDFNINFTLGHNVEATYRKTVTSTARNFIDPDFIGINNTLASDRTVSKGISRRRIVGVFGDLNLDWKNIIYLNFRGRNDWSSTLPKAENSFFYPSISTSIIVTDLIKELNGDQSTGFLSFAKLRGAWAQVGKDAPSHVLQTTLGTYINDFTINPRGFITNITDYFGNPNLKPEFTNSYEVGADLKFWNNRLGLDLTWYKTLTDDQILGTRTPPSSGSFLAYLNGGSIENKGYEAILNFQAVRKQDFNWSIDVNFSANKATVKDLPGKLDRVEISDSWIANSIAQGAAFLNGTLFGINGQTWKTNADGQLLLTETGLPQVVSTMSQIGDRNPDWIGGITNTFKYKNWGMSFMWDIRKGGDVFNATSYMLVRQGLSPLTADRGTTVLPGIVEKTGAANTSSINLDQDFYQTYYAARGSNFVEDGSWVRLRYASLTYSLPSNVAKSLKLSNLQFTLTGRNLLLFTDYSGVDPEVSGSGAGVGGSGSFGFDNLGVPATRGFDFGLKLTF, from the coding sequence ATGAAGAGAAAATTACTCTTATTATTTTTTTGGCTGATGCTCATTTCAGTCAATTTGATGGCGCAGCAGAAAACAATCTCCGGGAAGGTTACCAATTCTGCAGATGGGACGCCATTGTCCAGTGTGACTGTTCTTGTCAAAGGAAAGTCTGTCACAACAAAAACTGCTCCGGATGGTAGCTTTACAATTCAGGCAAATCCTGGAGATGTGTTGATCTTCCGTTCTATAGGATCGAAAGAAGTGCAGCAAACAGTCGGGGCCGGTAATACAGTCTCCGTATCTATGTCCGGCTCGGAAGAAGCTCTTGAAGAAGTAGTGGTAACGGCGATGGGGGTAAAGCAGGAAGTGAAGAGTTTAGGTTTTGCACTACAAAGTGTATCTCCAAAACAAATTACAGAGTCTAATCAAACCAACGTAGTTAATGCACTTCAGGGCAAAGTTGCAGGAGTTCAAGTAACAAATTCAGGAGGATCTCCCGGTGCTTCAGCAAATATTATGATCCGTGGCGGAACTTCTTTAAGCGGAAATAATCAGCCCTTATTTGTTGTGGATGGTATTCCGGTAGATAATACTACTCCGGTTTCTCAAGGTGGGTTAGCCGCAGGTGTAACTCCTGCTTCCAACAGGGCAATTGACATCAATCCCGAAGATATTCAAAGTGTAACGGTTTTGAAAGGACCTGCAGCTGCAGCTTTGTATGGAATAAGGGCAGCAAGTGGTGCTGTGGTTATTACGACTAAAAGAGGTGTGAGCGGTCAGGGAGGTATAACTTACTCTAATACGTTTTCTTTTGATAAAGCAAATAAGTTTCCTGAATTACAGTCGCTATATAAGCAAGGTGAAAAAGGTGTATTTAGTGCAGGTTCTTATCTTTCGTGGGGTCCGAAATTTAGTGAAGGTGAAAAGGTTTATGATAATATCCCCGATTTTTTCAAAACGGCTTTTACTCAAAATCATGATCTGTCTGTAAGTGGAGGGACCGATAGGTCAACTTTTTATGCATCTGCCTCGTTGTTTGATCAAGGAGGGATAGCTAAGAATACTGAGTTTAAAAGGAAGTCATTTAGGGTAAATGCAGATCACAAAATTAAAGATAATTTAAAAATAGGAGCTAATGTTAATTATGTTAAGACTGATCGGACTTACTTTTCACAAGGTAGCCAAAGTGGAATAATGGGAGCATTATTCTGGCCACGAAATGTCGATATGACAGATTACCTAAATCCAGATAATACACAAAAAGTACTAAGTGAGAATTCTGAGTCTGCATTTGATAATCCTTATTGGACAATTAACAGGAAACCGGTTTTTAATGATATTAACAGAGTTATAGGAATTGGTGAAGTGGTATATGATCCTTTATCATGGTTAAATATTACTTATAGACTTGGAACGGATTATTATGGGGAAAATTTCCAGAGTGTGACAAGTCCAAGTTCTCAAACAGGTCTTACCGGATATTTAGCGGAAGCTGCTACAACTAATCAAGTAACAACTTCAACTTTTTTAGCGAATGCGAAAAAATCATTTAATGACTTTAATATCAATTTTACATTAGGTCATAATGTTGAAGCAACTTACAGAAAGACTGTGACATCTACTGCAAGAAATTTTATTGATCCGGATTTTATTGGTATTAATAATACTCTCGCGAGTGATAGAACAGTTTCAAAAGGAATATCACGCAGAAGAATTGTAGGTGTTTTTGGAGATCTGAATTTGGACTGGAAAAACATAATTTATCTGAATTTCAGAGGAAGAAATGATTGGTCTTCCACATTGCCAAAAGCTGAAAACAGCTTTTTCTATCCTTCAATCAGTACCTCTATTATAGTAACTGATTTAATCAAGGAATTAAACGGAGATCAGTCAACAGGTTTTTTATCATTTGCTAAGTTGAGAGGGGCGTGGGCTCAAGTAGGAAAAGATGCTCCATCTCACGTATTGCAAACAACATTAGGCACATATATCAATGATTTTACCATTAACCCAAGAGGCTTTATTACAAATATTACAGACTATTTTGGAAATCCAAACCTGAAGCCTGAATTTACAAATTCCTATGAGGTAGGAGCGGATTTGAAATTCTGGAACAATCGCCTTGGGTTAGATCTTACTTGGTATAAGACGTTGACAGATGATCAGATACTAGGCACAAGAACTCCTCCTTCTTCAGGCTCTTTTCTTGCTTACTTGAACGGAGGATCTATTGAAAATAAGGGATACGAAGCAATTCTGAATTTTCAGGCTGTTAGAAAACAGGATTTTAACTGGAGTATAGATGTGAATTTCAGTGCTAATAAGGCAACAGTAAAGGATCTGCCAGGAAAACTGGACAGAGTTGAAATTTCCGACTCTTGGATTGCTAATTCAATTGCGCAGGGAGCCGCCTTTTTAAATGGAACTCTTTTCGGAATAAATGGACAAACCTGGAAAACGAATGCGGATGGACAGTTGTTGCTGACTGAGACAGGTCTGCCTCAGGTTGTGTCAACTATGTCTCAGATCGGAGACAGAAATCCGGATTGGATAGGCGGAATCACAAATACATTTAAGTATAAGAACTGGGGAATGTCGTTTATGTGGGATATAAGAAAAGGAGGAGATGTGTTTAATGCAACATCTTATATGTTGGTCCGCCAAGGGCTTAGTCCTTTAACAGCGGATCGGGGAACTACAGTTTTACCCGGTATAGTTGAGAAAACAGGAGCGGCTAATACCAGTTCTATTAATTTGGATCAGGATTTTTATCAGACATACTACGCAGCTAGAGGCTCTAATTTTGTAGAAGATGGATCTTGGGTACGTTTAAGATACGCCAGTCTGACTTATAGTTTGCCTTCAAATGTGGCTAAGAGCTTGAAGTTATCTAATTTACAATTTACATTAACCGGCCGAAATTTATTGTTATTTACGGATTATTCAGGTGTTGATCCGGAAGTCTCAGGAAGCGGTGCTGGTGTTGGTGGGTCCGGCTCTTTTGGATTTGATAACTTAGGTGTTCCAGCAACAAGAGGATTTGATTTTGGTTTGAAACTAACTTTTTAA
- a CDS encoding phosphodiester glycosidase family protein, protein MKSSLKFLSLSVEHTLTFVVTSVFIVSAFTSCKQRDDWPVFENKEVIVEKDTIPPDNQIGALTQSIITNTDIIKTFRLDSTTTVAEGIVHTHIRYLNRLNLPVSMHVLEIDLSKPKLAVQALGPFNEVLYATQILPEMAKYNESGSGGKMMVAINGDAVLTSGTTVNAPSGSYIRYGRQIKTNTTTATAFTIPYFAVTKAGVPFIGNRPSATYPAEAVDLNTIYHLVSGTNWLVFNNNLITSTTATVSARTAIGINADKKVICVVVDGGDDAFSTGITLNDLGVVMKTLGSSRAFFTNGGNFSAMVKRKEDAKGLRWDMLNRPVNKTGSATANGIGFVLRP, encoded by the coding sequence ATGAAATCAAGTTTAAAATTTTTGTCATTGAGCGTTGAACATACGTTGACGTTTGTTGTGACTTCTGTGTTTATCGTTTCAGCATTTACATCTTGTAAGCAAAGGGATGACTGGCCTGTATTTGAGAATAAGGAAGTGATAGTAGAGAAAGATACTATTCCTCCTGATAATCAAATCGGTGCTTTGACCCAAAGTATTATTACGAATACTGATATTATCAAAACTTTTCGTCTGGATTCGACTACAACTGTTGCAGAGGGGATCGTTCATACGCACATCCGTTACCTCAATAGACTGAATCTCCCTGTCAGTATGCATGTTCTGGAAATAGATTTATCCAAACCTAAGCTTGCTGTTCAGGCACTCGGTCCATTTAATGAGGTGCTTTATGCTACTCAGATTTTACCTGAAATGGCAAAGTATAATGAATCGGGATCAGGAGGAAAAATGATGGTCGCCATTAACGGAGATGCCGTATTGACTTCCGGAACAACGGTGAATGCGCCATCGGGGTCGTATATACGCTATGGAAGGCAGATCAAAACGAATACCACTACTGCGACTGCTTTTACTATTCCGTATTTTGCTGTTACAAAGGCTGGAGTGCCGTTTATCGGAAACAGACCAAGTGCAACTTATCCTGCGGAAGCGGTAGATCTGAATACCATTTATCATTTAGTTTCCGGAACAAACTGGCTTGTTTTTAACAATAATCTGATAACATCTACGACCGCTACAGTATCTGCACGTACGGCAATAGGGATTAATGCGGATAAAAAAGTTATCTGCGTGGTGGTAGATGGAGGAGATGATGCCTTTTCTACAGGTATCACACTGAATGATCTGGGCGTAGTCATGAAAACTCTGGGATCCAGCAGAGCATTTTTTACAAATGGAGGGAATTTCTCTGCTATGGTAAAGAGGAAGGAAGATGCAAAAGGCCTGCGTTGGGATATGTTGAACAGGCCGGTTAATAAAACCGGATCTGCCACAGCGAACGGAATCGGATTTGTGCTGCGACCATAA
- a CDS encoding SusD/RagB family nutrient-binding outer membrane lipoprotein, which translates to MMKRKFKNYGIYLMVTLGVSMTSCTKYLDVNEDPNNPSKVEAASRVAGAITTSSGAAQWRGTREIAAVMQYTGLQTINSGGYAASNWRFTSGYFLWQNAYVNTMPNCVDIINLATEEGNPHLIGVGKTLLALNFGLLTSQYGNIVVDDYYTGKDQLVLEPKFNDQKTVYERIQKLLDEAIEAFNSTASQRGINAKKGDLLYQGDVEKWKRFAWSLKARYMNHLSKKSGIYNSAKIIEACQNGFNGDGMDAEFPYLAGGLLIDENPWSSWGGFESVANPRYFSWSQFFVNMLTSFPVTNTSYEDPRISKIMVGAASDGKYRGPGAGAFIANGQGTLANGNPGDATKTAPDDYGRFSKSGYYTKTESPFGFITYSEVKFIEAEAKLRSGDAAGALIAYEEGVKSNMRKLGVTQAGINAYWTAQQADGLSTHFNSLNGGLSHILRQKYISLCLNPETWVDMRRMDYASTIYGPSLKRPANLNTTIFEAGNPNQWIQAMVYESNEQNRNPDNVGDNSEKYRLTTPLWFNVAE; encoded by the coding sequence ATGATGAAAAGAAAATTTAAAAATTACGGCATATATTTGATGGTTACATTAGGTGTTTCAATGACCTCTTGTACAAAGTATCTCGATGTTAATGAAGATCCTAATAATCCCTCAAAGGTTGAAGCAGCAAGTCGTGTGGCCGGGGCAATTACAACTTCTAGCGGAGCGGCCCAATGGAGGGGAACGAGGGAAATTGCAGCAGTGATGCAATATACCGGACTCCAGACAATTAACTCGGGAGGATATGCAGCAAGCAATTGGCGCTTTACTTCTGGGTACTTTTTGTGGCAAAATGCGTATGTTAATACAATGCCAAACTGTGTAGATATTATTAATCTGGCAACGGAAGAAGGTAATCCTCATCTTATTGGTGTTGGAAAGACATTGTTGGCACTTAATTTTGGACTTTTGACAAGTCAGTACGGTAATATCGTTGTAGATGATTATTATACGGGAAAAGATCAGTTGGTTTTAGAGCCAAAATTTAATGACCAGAAGACTGTCTATGAGCGGATCCAGAAATTGTTGGACGAGGCTATTGAAGCATTCAACTCTACAGCATCTCAACGAGGTATTAACGCAAAGAAAGGCGACTTACTTTATCAGGGTGATGTAGAGAAATGGAAGAGATTTGCTTGGTCATTGAAAGCTCGTTATATGAACCATTTATCAAAGAAAAGTGGTATATATAATTCTGCAAAAATCATTGAGGCATGTCAGAATGGTTTTAATGGAGACGGAATGGATGCTGAATTCCCTTATTTAGCAGGAGGATTGTTAATTGATGAAAATCCGTGGTCAAGCTGGGGTGGTTTTGAAAGTGTTGCAAACCCTCGTTACTTTTCTTGGTCTCAGTTTTTTGTAAATATGTTAACTTCTTTTCCTGTTACAAATACAAGTTATGAAGATCCACGGATAAGTAAAATCATGGTTGGAGCGGCATCTGATGGAAAGTATAGAGGTCCTGGTGCAGGGGCTTTCATTGCAAATGGACAAGGAACTCTCGCAAATGGGAATCCTGGAGACGCTACAAAAACTGCTCCTGATGACTATGGTAGATTTAGTAAGAGTGGTTATTATACTAAGACGGAGTCACCATTTGGTTTTATAACTTACTCTGAAGTCAAGTTTATAGAGGCAGAGGCTAAGTTAAGATCAGGAGATGCTGCTGGTGCATTAATTGCATATGAAGAAGGTGTAAAATCCAATATGCGAAAACTTGGAGTAACACAGGCAGGCATCAATGCATATTGGACTGCTCAACAGGCTGACGGATTGAGTACGCATTTTAACTCTTTAAATGGAGGGTTGAGTCATATTCTTCGACAAAAGTATATTTCATTGTGTCTCAACCCAGAGACATGGGTTGATATGCGTCGTATGGACTATGCTTCAACTATATACGGACCAAGTTTGAAAAGACCAGCTAATTTGAATACAACAATATTTGAAGCGGGTAATCCTAATCAGTGGATTCAGGCAATGGTTTATGAGAGTAATGAACAGAACCGTAATCCGGATAATGTGGGCGATAATTCAGAGAAATATCGACTTACTACTCCATTATGGTTTAATGTTGCAGAATAA
- a CDS encoding SusD/RagB family nutrient-binding outer membrane lipoprotein: MKSTKILLVVLIVGLLTSCKKYLDINDNPSFPQDAKAELLLAPIVYQMANGYSQDARIINKFTQGIVGGSSDFNSLVWERHGYIGGVSDVGGVMWRMVYYNHGHNLRVMLEDAIKNEKYEYAAIGYAIKAWGYQMLTDYHGPVILDEALRNDLLKFKYQDQPEVYAKVRQWCDSSLYYMTLKSPLNYSANLNSASGDNLYRGNMDRWKKFVYGILALQYSHLVNKPEFSSQYADSVIHYVDLSFTSAADDAGVKFGGKSPETSNIFGTDGGYLNSTYYSKAGLPILRYLTGGVRGDFEEAAKTSLDPRLSRMLNFRLPDSTFIGGTPNISNSTVPSVVGAGGKFIFKNTVDFPLMTYSQLQFAKAEAMLIKGQRDGAFAAYRNGITAHMSFVSRYAVAEASGEKDITATEIGIYLASTEVAQTAAELTIADIMGQKYIAQWGWGSLEQWCDLRKYHYDATVFRQYQQIDPSTLVYKKYGYRVRPRYNSEYVWNADELAKWGGLEPDYITKELWFSKSTD, translated from the coding sequence ATGAAAAGTACAAAAATATTACTGGTGGTACTCATAGTGGGCTTGCTGACCAGTTGTAAAAAATATCTGGACATTAATGATAACCCGTCATTTCCACAGGATGCAAAAGCCGAACTGCTTCTGGCACCGATTGTCTATCAGATGGCTAATGGTTATTCTCAGGATGCACGTATTATAAACAAATTTACACAGGGTATAGTAGGAGGCAGTTCTGATTTTAACTCTCTGGTCTGGGAAAGACATGGCTATATTGGCGGGGTAAGTGACGTGGGTGGTGTCATGTGGCGGATGGTGTATTATAATCATGGACACAATCTGAGAGTGATGCTTGAAGATGCGATCAAAAATGAGAAATACGAGTATGCTGCAATTGGCTATGCGATCAAAGCATGGGGTTATCAGATGCTGACAGATTATCATGGTCCTGTAATTCTGGATGAAGCTTTACGCAATGATTTATTAAAATTCAAATATCAGGATCAGCCTGAAGTGTATGCTAAAGTGCGTCAATGGTGTGATTCTTCACTGTATTATATGACGTTGAAAAGTCCGCTTAATTATTCTGCCAATCTGAATTCTGCGTCAGGTGATAATCTGTACAGAGGGAATATGGATCGCTGGAAAAAATTTGTATATGGAATTCTGGCATTGCAATATAGCCACCTGGTTAATAAGCCTGAATTTTCTTCCCAATATGCTGATTCTGTAATCCATTATGTAGATCTTTCCTTTACTTCTGCAGCGGATGATGCTGGAGTGAAGTTTGGTGGGAAATCGCCGGAAACATCAAATATTTTCGGAACGGATGGAGGATATCTTAACTCTACATATTACAGTAAAGCGGGCTTGCCGATTTTACGGTACTTAACCGGAGGTGTAAGAGGGGATTTTGAGGAGGCTGCAAAGACTTCTTTGGATCCGCGATTGTCAAGAATGTTGAACTTTAGACTTCCCGATAGTACATTCATCGGAGGGACGCCCAATATTTCTAATTCGACTGTTCCTTCTGTAGTAGGTGCCGGAGGTAAATTTATCTTTAAGAATACGGTAGATTTTCCATTAATGACATATTCACAGCTACAGTTTGCCAAAGCGGAAGCTATGTTGATAAAAGGACAGCGGGACGGCGCATTTGCAGCCTATCGAAATGGAATAACGGCACATATGTCTTTTGTGAGTCGCTATGCTGTAGCGGAGGCTTCCGGAGAAAAAGACATTACAGCAACAGAAATCGGGATATATCTGGCAAGTACAGAGGTTGCACAAACTGCAGCTGAATTGACGATAGCTGACATTATGGGGCAAAAATATATTGCACAGTGGGGCTGGGGTTCACTGGAACAATGGTGCGACCTGAGAAAATACCATTATGATGCAACTGTTTTCAGACAGTATCAGCAAATAGATCCGTCTACATTGGTGTACAAGAAATATGGGTATCGTGTGCGCCCCCGCTACAATTCGGAATATGTATGGAATGCTGATGAGTTAGCTAAATGGGGTGGTTTAGAACCTGATTATATCACAAAGGAGTTATGGTTTTCAAAATCTACGGATTGA
- a CDS encoding N-acetylmuramoyl-L-alanine amidase yields MKNIVLTIYLFMCCLCVKAQDLKIIQKPITWNAEREQLSLEYLKVRHGLDQKKAIIKPQIVVVHWTANNSVKSTFNAFNPVQLPGRPELTKASKLNVSSQYVIDRDGTIYQFLPDTVFARHTIGLNYCAIGIENIGSEKNPLTDAQLKANTQLIDQLSEKYPIELVIGHLEYKQFKKTKWWKETDPNYITGKSDPGLDFMKRLRSGLKNTSLRKLSF; encoded by the coding sequence ATGAAAAATATAGTATTGACCATATATCTGTTTATGTGTTGTCTGTGTGTTAAGGCACAAGATTTAAAAATCATTCAAAAGCCAATAACATGGAATGCCGAGCGGGAACAATTATCGCTGGAATACCTGAAAGTACGGCATGGTTTAGATCAGAAAAAAGCTATTATAAAACCTCAGATTGTAGTTGTTCACTGGACTGCAAATAACAGCGTAAAATCTACTTTTAATGCTTTTAATCCGGTGCAATTGCCGGGAAGGCCAGAGCTTACGAAAGCCAGCAAACTTAATGTTTCTTCGCAGTACGTCATTGACCGGGATGGTACGATCTATCAGTTCTTACCGGATACCGTATTTGCGAGGCATACTATAGGTCTTAATTATTGCGCCATTGGTATCGAAAACATAGGAAGTGAGAAAAATCCGTTAACAGATGCACAACTGAAGGCCAATACACAACTTATTGATCAGTTATCGGAAAAGTATCCCATTGAACTCGTCATTGGCCATCTCGAATATAAGCAGTTCAAGAAAACCAAATGGTGGAAAGAAACGGACCCCAATTATATCACCGGAAAATCAGATCCCGGCTTGGATTTTATGAAAAGACTGCGTTCAGGATTGAAAAATACATCCCTTAGAAAGCTTTCCTTTTAA
- a CDS encoding DUF4397 domain-containing protein, whose amino-acid sequence MKSIKLIICVLGLVSLFGCEKSVKDYGNLEFMTNDDAIVKINMASVYPDDRYMYVKFNDQRVTPLIRAREPYPGGGWNTRGDSRADFLRIKSGNVNVKLGLPKKKDDGTDSLILYETNIMLTAGKRYTLHLADTAANTKSLLTEEDFSVPDSLYARYRFVNLMPNVPAVDLYYGFFSTTAAGQVATQDSLVASNIKFMEMSEYFVLNRSVSRTWKVRPAGAAVTNATVIAFYGNAGTIVNQRTYTAFALGYNGQTSTAMKPYLSFFNIR is encoded by the coding sequence ATGAAATCAATAAAACTAATTATATGCGTGCTTGGTCTCGTATCCCTGTTCGGCTGCGAGAAGTCGGTCAAGGATTATGGAAATCTGGAGTTCATGACCAACGATGACGCTATTGTCAAGATCAATATGGCGAGTGTATATCCGGACGACAGGTACATGTATGTCAAATTTAATGATCAGCGTGTAACGCCACTTATTCGTGCCCGTGAACCGTATCCGGGAGGAGGATGGAATACAAGAGGAGATTCTCGAGCGGATTTTCTAAGGATCAAATCCGGCAATGTAAATGTCAAACTGGGTCTCCCAAAGAAGAAGGATGATGGTACAGATTCGTTAATTCTTTATGAAACGAATATTATGCTGACGGCGGGCAAACGCTATACCCTCCATCTGGCGGATACGGCAGCAAATACCAAATCCCTTTTGACAGAAGAAGATTTCTCCGTACCGGACTCCTTATATGCACGCTACCGGTTTGTAAATCTGATGCCGAATGTGCCTGCAGTAGATCTGTATTATGGATTTTTCTCCACCACAGCTGCAGGGCAGGTTGCAACTCAGGATTCTCTGGTGGCGAGTAACATTAAGTTTATGGAGATGAGCGAATACTTTGTACTGAACAGAAGTGTCTCCAGAACCTGGAAGGTCAGACCTGCGGGGGCAGCAGTGACCAATGCTACTGTTATTGCGTTCTATGGTAATGCAGGTACGATTGTCAATCAGCGGACTTATACTGCATTTGCGTTAGGATATAACGGACAGACAAGTACTGCTATGAAGCCTTATCTTTCATTTTTTAACATACGATAA